A segment of the Stegostoma tigrinum isolate sSteTig4 chromosome 44, sSteTig4.hap1, whole genome shotgun sequence genome:
aatgttcCTCAACAATAACAATATTTCTCAACAGCAccatttggtcccttgagcctgctctgccattgtacagaatcagggctgatctgacattcttcatGGCTGCTTTCCTGTGATTTTCCCATAATTCTTCATCAAGAATCTACATCAGCCTTCATTTTAGACTAGGCCCGACTTTGCCTCCCTGTTCTGTGGCAACAAGTTCCACAGGCTCCCAACGCtccacagaagaaattcctcctcatctgtcttaaattggtggtGGCCCTatattctgagacaatgcactTTGGACAGAGATTCTTCCAGCAAGTGAaaaatcctctcaacatttaccctttcAAGCCTAATTTAATACGTttcatcacttctcattcttctgaactccagtgagtagactcCCACAaagtttagcctttgctcacatgacagtccctccatacaaAGGAATATCCTGGAGAACattctctgaaccacctccaatgaaataataccttTCCTTCCATAAGGGGGCCAAATTATTCCCAGCAttcgagatgtggtctcaccagcaccttggaCAGTTGCAGGAAGACATCCCAACTTTATTTCAAGAAAATTGGAGATTTAAAGTGCCATTGTTCCAcaagccttcctgattacctgctgcaactGTGTGCCCGTATTTATTTACACAGgtttaaatccagagaaattaCATCAAATATTAAATCTCTAAATTATATCTGAACTGGTTTGGCCCAAACACATCCTGTGAACTATGGAATTTTCTTTCAGGAATACTCTCAAATTTCAGAGAATAAACATTTTCCGCTTCTAATACCATCACAGCTCAAACCAAACCCTCCTCAGAAGTTCTACTCAGGTaactttttgttcttttgtttccaCTGAATTATTCTGAGCTCTCTATAGTAGACAGACTAAACTTGATTCTGATCTTAGTCCTATCTCCAAACTAAACAAAATACCTTCTAACCCTGGGtttataaagaaaaatcaatccttgattactctgaactgaaaacaagatAATGTCCTTTGATGTTTGCTCATCCATTGCAAATCAACAAGAGTCTAAACAATTTCCCATTCACTCCACATGGGGCTCCACAGCCACTTGCATTCTGAGCAGTGCTGGAGGAAGGTCACTGTTTCACAAGGATTCacactttttctttcaaagaaaactTTCAGAAAATGAACCAAATTCAGTGTCACTATTATAAAAGCCAACTTCCAAACtgaaatttatataaattatacatCCTTCATCACGGCAGTTACTCAGGATCTCACTGACATTTCAGCAGTTTCCATAACTCAATGAATCCCTTCCCTGACACAGAGAAAGTGaacagcctctccccagtgtgaactgtCCACAAGGTGGCAGATTCAGTGAATCCCCTCACTCAGCTTCTCCACAGACAATCTGCTGATGTACAGTCATTTATCTGAACTGACTCAACACTGTCCTACAGTGGGAACAGGTAAACactctctcatcagtgtgaattcACCCACGTGTCATCAAGCTGGATGTGTCAAaaaatccccctcccacactaGGAgctggtgaatggcctctccccagtgtgaatttgtTGATGAGTCTGGAGGCTGGAAGCCAAAGTGAATCCCTTGCCGCACGTACAGCagatgaacggcctctccccagtgtgaactcgctggtgtatcagcaggtTGGAGGAATTAGTGAATCCCTGCCCACACTCAGAGCAggagaatggtctctccccagtgtgaactcgctggtgtctcagcaggtgggATTTCTGACTGAATCCCTTGCCACATTCAGAGCAggagaatggtttctccccagtgtgactgcgccgATGAATTTCCAGTTCAGTCGAGGATCTGAATCCattcccacagtccccacatttccacagtttcTCCTTGTGACTCCGTTTATGTTTCGAGAGGTCAGATGATCGGCTGAATGCTCGTGCACACACATCACACATGTACAGTTTCTGACCGCTGTCAACAGTGTattctccttccatgttcaaaaccCAATGAGATTCAGGTTACACCAAATTGGGCCACACTGAAATCCTGATCGGTTGCAGTTTCCCCGACTGTAAATCCTCTCCTTCCAATATCCTGTGGAATTGATTTAGAACAGAATTAATGGAAGTGAGAGTCTCCCCATAAAAATACAAAGTCATGCATCTGTCCTGGTATCGCATTTGGCTCCGTGTCAAATGTATGAACACAACAGCTAACATATAAACTATCGGGCCGTCccgcctgctccatcattcaatacgatGATGACCGATAAGATCATGTTTTGAATCTCTAGCTACACCCAATAAGTTTTGATTCCCTGGCTGAACAAGTATCtgcccacctctgccttaaaaatgttcaatgatccAGTCTcggagatactgggaactgcagatgctggagaatccgaggtaacaaagtgtggagctggatgaagggtcgaggcccgaaacatcagcttttgtgctcctaagatgctgcttggcctgctgtgttcatccagctccacacaatgatCCAGTCTCGACTGTCTTTTGAGGCAGAGGGTTCCAAAGTCACACTAATCTTGTATAAAGAACTCCTCTCATGATAAAGCAGTCTTCCCCCATTCTGGACTTAGCCGGAGGAGAAAGTATGtccacattcaccttgtcaaaACCCATTCAGGATATTAAACATGAGGCAAGTCACACCTCACTCTTCTGAACACGTGAGCATTCCCCATGCTGTCCAAAATATCCTCAgaagacaacccactcattcagggataacaaggtgcagagctcaATGGACACAGcatgctaagcagcatcagaggagcaggaaggctgacatttcagtcctcgacccttcatcagtcttccagctcctctcatgctgcttggccttctgtgttcatccagctctacaccatgatatctcagattctccagcatctgcagttcctactatctccactcATTCAGGTATCAGTCTACTGAATCTCCAccgcatttacatccttccttcaataatgagaccaaaacGGCACATAGTCATGGAGGTGAAGTTTCACTTATTCCTTGTACAACTGAATTATCAAATCCTTACTTTTCTATTCGATTTCACTTGTGATAAACAAGAACATTCCATGAGCCTTCATCTTCACTTGTTAATTATATCCCAATCTTTTGTGTATTTCACACCAGATCCCCTTGATATCTAAACCCCAAAAGATTctgcacctgtcttcttttctcatttttcccCTCAagcaaacaatttcacattttgttatatcaTAGATCACCTGAAATATTCATTCAAAAAGGCTGCAAACTGATGTCGGGAAATTAAGTCTTCACAGCCACCTTTCCTGATAGCTTTGTAGCAACACAAAGTGTACCTACCACGACTTCatttccctcgtccaagtcactGATATAAACTGCAAAAGGTTTAGGTTCAGCAGAGCCCTGTGGCTCCCCACTCATCACATTCTGACAATCTGAAACACACCCATTTATGGATATTCTCGGTTTTCTATCATCCAGCCAATCCAGTATCCAGGCCGGTATGTACCACTAAACTAGTAGCTCCCACTCAAAACAGTCACCTTTTCCATGGTACCTTGTGAAATGCCTTCAGGAAAGCCAAGAACAAGAGATCATCAGgctccctttatccacagcacatgtcactcctcaaagaattccactaaaTTGGAGAAACACAAAGAAGTAATTgttcccttagttgaagggtgaATAACACTGGGCATCATTTTGCAGTGAAAGGCAAGAATTTTACAGGGGAatggaggaaaacatttttcacctaaAGGGTGGTgcaagtctggaatgcactgcctgggacggCCGTTGATGCGGCAAGCCTCACAACTCAACCTCCActgctccagggaagaaaagcCCCATCCTTTCCAGCCCCAACCCacagcccaaaccctccaatacCGGCAATATCCCTGTGAATCATCTCTGAACACTTTCAGGATTCACAActtctttcccatagcagggagacctgaacaGAATACAGTATTCTaactatgtcctgtacagtcgcaatatgacatcccaactccaataacTCAATGCAGTGACAAATGAAGGcgagcgtaccaaatgcct
Coding sequences within it:
- the LOC132206988 gene encoding zinc finger protein 239-like — protein: MEGEYTVDSGQKLYMCDVCARAFSRSSDLSKHKRSHKEKLWKCGDCGNGFRSSTELEIHRRSHTGEKPFSCSECGKGFSQKSHLLRHQRVHTGERPFSCSECGQGFTNSSNLLIHQRVHTGERPFICCTCGKGFTLASSLQTHQQIHTGERPFTSS